The genomic interval AGCCTCTCCTTGGGCTTGGACGTGGGTCTCCCACATACCTGCCTCCTGGGACAGCCAGTCTCTGCCTGCTCTGTATCCCTGGTGTGGCCCCCAGGATCTAGTCACTGACTACTCGAGATGGAGGGACCACTGGGGGAATTGAGGGGATTTGGGCCACAGTGTGGCCAATAGATGTGGGCTGGGCTTGGGGAAGTACGTGACAGCCAGCTCTGCCTTCTGTCCCTCACAAGCCTGCTCCCTTGATCTCTCTGCCACTCAGCATAAGCTTGTGCCCTGGCAGGAGGAGAGAGCTTCAGTCTACCAGGCTGGGCAGAAGCCATGGGCACCAAAGGAGAGGGTGTCTGTGGTGGCCAAGGGCTTGCTTCCTGGTGGGAAATGCCAGCCTGGTTTGTCCTTGAGTCCATCTGGGACGGCCATGCTGGTGGGAGGGGACTGTCACTCCTCTACCcctctgttcattcattcagcagcaCCCATCTTATGCCCTCTGGGGGCCTGGCCTAGGAGTTATGGGAgccagatttttttgttgtttgttttattttgtttttcttacagagacagagagagagtcagagagagggatagatagggacagacagacaggaatggagagagatgagaatcatcaatcatcagttttttgttgcaacaccttagtggttcattgattgctttctcatatgtgccttgcccgtgggccttcagcagactgagtaaccccttgctcaagccagcgaccttgggtccaaactggtgagctttgctcaaaccagatgagcctgtgctcaagctggtgacctcggagtctcgaatctgggtcctccgcatcccagtccaacactccatctactgcgccaccgcctgatcaggcaggagCCAGATGTTGGGTCCCACCTTAACCCATTTCACGTGTTTGTTCCATGGTTTGTTCTTCAAGACCATGGGTTCTTATCTGACAAGTGCAGACAGTGCAGGTAGATCCATGCCTCTGGGACCACCATCCAGCCTGCTCCCCATTACAACTTGGCTTGTTTCCTTTGTCCCTTTCCTCATGTATCCCAAATACTATTGTGGACTTTGCCCAGGTGGTGATCCCTCTTATGTGTTATCTCACATCTGGCCACAAAGGTGGACTGGTACCATCTCCTGCTTGTCCTACAGCCATAACAACCCaggttcttcttctttctgtttgaaGAAGCTGAGCCCCTGGTGTGTACAAGGCCCAGGGCTTCTTGCTGTGCTCAGCTCTGTACCTCCAGGTACCCTCTTGAGAGCATCACCTTTCTGGGGTACTCCAGCTCCCACTCAGAGGCCTGGGCCAGGTTCCTCTCATATGTTCGAAGGACCTTGTGGGAAACCCTAGGCTTGTGCCGCAGCCTCTCTCCAGGCTGGAGCCTATGGGCCATGGACCAAGCAGACCATGGATAGGAATATCATGGAATGGATTTGGACCCTGGAGGTGGGTGATGGGAAGCTGGGCAGTGGTCCTAGTGAGAGCTGCAAGGATGAGGCCAGGGTGGGAGAAGGGGTGCTAAGATACAGTTGACAGGACTTGGCAGGATTTGGGACTGTGGAGAGGGCTGGGGGTGGTGTGTCCAGATGGGTGCCAGTGTCTGGGGAAATGGGGGAAACTGGGACTGCAGGGCAAGGGTTCCCTGAGGGTAGGCTGGCCTGGGCAGGTGGACATGGGCAGGACATGGGGCCCTAGAGCAGACAGGGATCCAGGCACATTCACTGGTCATTGCTCCTGTTGAGCACCAACTGTGTTCCGGTCATCAGCTCATGATATCATGTCCCCACCACAAGGGTGTTGCAGAGTCCCAAGCCATGGGTTGACTTTGGGCCTCTCCCTACCCTAGGTTTCAGTTCCTCCATCTGCTACTAGCTCTGAGACCCCTATAGTGGATGCATGGGTGGTGGTTGAAGGAGTCTGAACACATGCTGGAAGACAGGAGGAGGTGACGAGGATGTGTGCATACATGCAAGTGCCTCTGGAGATTGTGGGCACTGTGCAGTGAGTGCTCTTAGGAGAGCACACCAATTACGCAGGCCTGTGGGCCAGGCTGGGTGCTCATACATACTTGTGTCCCTGTCAGAAGGACCAAGTACCTGCAAGTGTGTGTCCAGGTCTCTGTTTGCATGTGTGTGCCCAAGCATATGTAATGGGAGCCAGGCCTTCCCATGATCTCTGGCCGACTCAggctcctgcctgcctgcctgcctgggtGAAGTCATCACCCGTTTTTAGCTCCCTGAGGTCATTTGCCAGCAGGGGCTCTTGGAGCCTCAGGATCACAATGCAGGGCTGCCTGGACTGAGTGTTGGTGGGTGATGTTGCAGGCTTGTCAGGCTTTGTTGGAGGGCCCTGGCTCTCATGGGcaccccatcccctcatcctgACTTCACTGTGTCAGAACGTCACCACAGACCAGAGTGAGAGGAATAAGCTGGATTGCAGAGTGGCATTGGGGTTTGAGATACGCTTCCCTGCCTCCCACAGTCCCAGCCAGGGTGTAGGGGCTCGTCTCTGAGAgtgttaatatatgtaaatgtatgcAAACCTACTGACGGGCCATATTCCATTGGCAGTGTAGTGTCCTGGGCAACAGTCCTGGTCCTCATGTCATTCTTGCTTCTTGCCCCTCCTCCACACTTGCAGCTACCAGAGCAAGACCTGAGGCTCCTCCATGCCTgactacccccaccccccaccagggCCCAGCAAAGAAAATTCAGTCCCTGCCACACATTTGCTCCTGCACTTGCTAAATACGGATGGCGCAGGCAAGGCCTCAGCAGTGACAGGCTGTTCCTGAACCTTCTCTTGTTCCAGAACTGTCCTGGCTCCCCAGTGCCCTCCAAGAAGCATTCAGGCCACTCTGCCTGGCAGCCCATCAGGGTGTCCTATTCTGGGCCtcaatttacttctttttcccaGGGAAAAGTGTTCCTCCTTCCTGGCCTGGTCTCCAGCAGGCACTCTACCTGCATCccaagacagaaggtgacagcCAAGGCTGTGGCCCACAGGGGGTGAGGTGGAGCTAAAAGGCTTTGCAAAATTGTCTTCTATATGAATGCCTGAAATTCCCCCATTAGCAGCTTGTGAAATTCTGAGTAGATCTTCTCTCTTTCAGACCcccattttccttttataaaagatGTGTTCTCCTGCATGGGATGGGGTGCAGGTGTACCTCCTGTGGCATCTTCCTTTCTGTGTTGCCAGAGCCCAAGGAATGCACCTGTCCTTTCATGTTGGTTCAGACCCTTCCCTGGACCCCTGAAGAGGTTGTAGGGACCCAGAACCTCAACAGTAGCATAGTTGGGGAGCTCAAGCATTCCTTCAGGACAGGACCCCAACCTGGGAAGACATCACACCCTGAGGACTTAAGAAGGCAGGTCCTGAAGGCAGCTCTGGCCACCTTGCCCTTTCATAACTCCAAGGCCCAGTAACAGGAGCCAGAGTAGGGCTCTGATGCCAGGCAGCTGTGGATGGGAGCTGAtggccttctctgggcctcagtttcatgTCTGTGCAGGCTTTAGGAGCCTGGGGCCCAGGCAGAGGACCCATCCTGCAAGGTATGGGGCCTGGGTCACAGAGCAGAGCCTGCCCTTCTGCTGACCCAGCCCTGGCTGCTCAGGAATGTGTTCCCCACTGCCCTCCTCCCATGGCTTGGATTTCAGTCCCTACCCATCCTGGCCAGATGCTGATCCTGAGATGTTAGTGCTGTATGGGGGACCCATGTTGTCAGATACCCAGGGGTAGGCTCTTGGTCCCTGTGCCACTCAGCACAGCCAGGGTCTGGCCCAGCTCTGCTGTGGGCTGGCCTATTCTCCCTGAGCTGCAGTTTCCCCACTGGCCAATAGGTATGTGGGCCTTCAAAGAGCCTCTGTCCAGAGCCAGCTTGCCTTCAATTCCACCATGGTCATCCCTGTAGGGATGATGGCAGGGGGCAAGTGCACCGGTTGAGAATGAGGCAGGTGTTTGGGAGCTGAGGGCCAAGGTCAGTGAGACCTGGGATGGGGacagggggagaggcagggaggggacacGGTGTTCTTATCAAGAACAAACCAGGCCCCCGTTGGTCGGAGCTTACTGTCTGTGTAAGGAAGAGTAGGCCAAGCCTTGCCCACTCAATACCCCAAGAGTATCTGGGCCGGAAGGAGTGAGGGTATTTTGGTGCTCTGAATGCACAGGGCATTCTGGGAGCTGGATATTTCTGGCCTGCGAGGGTGTCTGGTTGGCCGTAGGGATAGTAGGAGCCTGGGTGGCTATAGGGGGTCAGTGAATAGTACTGAAACTGCCAACCCAAGGTCTCTGTACTCAGCATTTCTGAGGTGGGGCAGGGAAGAGGCCCAAGATACCTGGAGAGAATCCAGCAGGTCCCACCTGGCCTTCTTGGGCTTCCAGAAGCCAACAGCAATCAGGCTTTGCAGCTAAGACACGGCTGCCCAAAACTTCACCACTGGGGTCCTGGACCTGATTTGCCACCTTGGTCTCAGGAGGCCTCGGAATGGGAGCCAGCCCCTGGGGCCCCCCTCGGGATGGGGCAACAGGGCAGGTTTAGCTCTTGGGCTTTCAGAAGCAGGAACATGCTGCTGTTCTCACCAGCTGGTGCTGAGACAGGCCCTAGGGTTGGTGGGTTCTGGGCGTGGGGATTAAGTCATTGCTGGCATCCAGGCCAGCACCTACTTGTACTCTAGGGTGGAGTGAACACTGGGTCCTCCCACCAACACTCACACCCCTCACCCAGGAGCAGAGCCCAGGCAGCCAGGTCTCACTGGCCACGATGCCAGAAGCACCTGAGGTGCTGGAGGAGACAGTGACGGTAGAGGAGGACCCTGGCACACCCACCTCCCATGTGTCCATTGTCATGTCAGAAGACGGCACTACACGGCGCACGGAGACCAAGGTATGGCCAGGCCCATGTGGTTGGCCCGTGGGCTATGTAGCCACACTTGTCTCATCTGTCGAGTGTGTTCATGTCCCAGCCTCCTGGGGGCTACTTGTTTgggtgggaaactgaggccactCTGGCCCTGTGGGGCAGTGTCCGGGCCTCTCAGGGTGCCCAGCCTATCGGCTGCCTACTTATTCACCAGGTCACCAAGACGGTCAAGACGGTGACTACACGAACAGTGCGCCAGGTGCCCATGGGCCCAGATGGCCTCCCCCTCCTGGATGGTGGCCCCCCACTAGGGCCCTTTGCTGATGGCCCCTTGGACCGGCACTTCCTACTCCGTGGGGGTGGCCCGGCAGCCACGCTCTCTCGAACCTACCTCAGCAGTGGGGGTGGCTTTCCTGACAGCCCCGAGCCCCGTGACGTTCCCAGCTATGGCAGCCTGTCCCGCGGGCTGGGTGTGCGGCCCCCACGTGGTGGCccccttggccctggccctgcTGATGGCTGCTTCACACTGCCTGGCCGCCGGGAAGCCTTCATCGAGGGCCCTGAGCCTGTGCCACCGGCCAGCCGCTCCCAACCCGAGCGCTTCCAGGCAGAACCCTATGGCTTGGAGGATGACACACGCAGCCTGGCTGCCGATGACGGGGGTGGCCCGGAGCTGGAGCCTGACTATGGCACGGCCACAAGGAGGAGGCCTGACTGTGGGCGGGGCCTTCGTGCTAGGTGAGCACCCTGTGCCCGGCCATCGCCTCCAGAGATTCCACAGGTAGTCTAGCTGTTGGAGCTAAATCAGTCACACACATGTCAGTTTGAATTGGCCTCCATCTTCTCAAGGACAGCCACAAGGATAGGCTCCAGGATAGTGGAAGTTGCACTGGGTGCTCTCCCTGCAGGTTTGGGACATGAAAGAAGCTTTGCCTAACACCTCCTGCTCCTGTTCTAGGGAGGTGGCCCTGAGGACAGGATTCCACAAGGCTCAGGGTATTTCTCTGAGCTTGAGCCCCAGCTTCTCCCCAGGCCTCAATTTCCCCTCTGCATAGTTGCAACCAGAACCTAGACCTCCTGGTCCTTCTTAGTGTAATCTTGGGCTCTGTCCTCTCTGccctcagtttctctatctgtaGAGTGGGAACGTGACCACAGTCTGGGTCTGGAGGATGCTGCATGACCATGGGCAAGTCACTCGGTCCCTCCTAGCCTCAGTCTCTCCCCCTTGGGAAGTGGTTTTGATGGTGACAACCCACAGGGACATCTGTGCCCTGGGGGACTGATGGTCTGAATGCCCCTCAGATGGGCCCATCAGGATGGCCACGTGAAAAGAGGATCACCTTCTCCTCTGACATCCTGGCACCAGCCAGAAATGGGCCTCACGGGAAGGTGGGACTTCCAGTCATGGACAGATGTTTCACAGAAACACATTTAGCTCAGATCGGGGGACACTGGCTGGTGATGGGAGTGAGTAAGCCCTGTCTGGGAGGGATGCAAGCCCTGATAACCGTTGGCTGGAGTTTGGTTGTCATTGATTCTGAGTCAGTTTTTGCTGGGCTGGGATATCACTTTTTCAGCACCCATGTACTTGTGGCCAAGTGCCAACACTCTAGGCCCAGCCCCACTTTCTGTGGGTTCATGTTCCCTGGAGTCTGTTGGGGCAGTTTGGGCAGGGCCAGCAGCGAACAAGAGCATGTTCATGTGCCCTGCTCACTTGGACAGGGTCTATGAGGACGTGGCAGATGATAGTGGTGAGCTGATGGAAGAGAGGCCCCCATTCCCAGCCACGACAGCACCGCTGGCCCAGCCAGAACGGGGCAGCCTGGGCAGCCTGGACCGGGTGGTGCGGCGCTCGCCCTCTGTCGACAGTACCCGCAAGGAGCCACGTTGGCGGGACCCTGAGCTGCCTGAGGTCCTGGCCATGCTGCGGCACCCGGTGGACCCCGTGAAGGCCAACGCGGCTGCCTACTTGCAACACCTTTGCTTTGAGAATGAGGGTGTCAAGCGGCGCGTGAGGCAGCTGAGGGGACTACCACTGCTTGTGGCCCTGCTGGACCACCCAAGGGCAGAGGTGCGGCGCCGGGCTTGTGGGGCACTGCGCAACCTCTCCTACGGCCGAGACACTGACAACAAGGCCGCCATCCGGGACTGTGGTGGTGTGCCCGCCCTGGTGCGCCTGCTGAGGGCCGCCCGGGACAATGAAGTCCGCGAGCTTGTCACAGGTGAGTGGCACCTGGCTGCTCTGCATCCCCTGGGAAAGCACCCCATTTAGTCAGGAGTCCCAGCTGCTGGGGCAGGCATCGGGCTTAGACACCATGAAAAATCCTTTATCTCTACCTCTGACTCTGCTGCCCCTGTGGGGCTGGCACTGGGCCCCATAGGCAGTCCTCCCTCACCTGGCCCCTTTCCCAATAGGGCAGTGGTGGGGACTATGCCTTGTGGAACCTCAGTGGCCAGGCAGAGTCACATGACTACCGCAGTATGGCCCCAGGAGTGGTAGTCCTACCCGTCTTTGTggctgggaaggggtggggaaaagAAGGCACCTACTGTATTCAGCCCCAGGCTCCCTGCCAGTtgctcctctgtgtcccagcccctCTAGGTCCCATCGCCCCTCCCCACTGGGAGCCAGTGGTGGATGCTGTATGCCCAGGTCACAGGGTGCACTCAGGACCTCTAATAACTCTTGTCATTTTCTACCTTCTGGTCTGAGCTGAGACATGATTGAGGGTGTGGCAGGTCCTGAGTAGGGTCACATGGGAGGTAGGGAGGCAGTGCCTGTGGTCAGCACTGGCTGGTCAATGGTGCCCCACAGGCACACTCTGGAACCTGTCATCCTACGAGCCCCTGAAGATGGTCATCATTGACCATGGCCTACAGACACTGACCCATGAGGTCATTGTGCCCCACTCGGGCTGGGAGCGAGAGCCCAATGAGGACTCCAAGCCACGGGACGCCGAGTGGACGACTGTCTTCAAGAACACATCAGGCTGCTTGAGGTGGGGGTGTGGCTGGGCTCAGGTACCCCCTGAGCATCTGCCCTGCGCTGTTGCTGGTCAAGGAGGCAGGAGCCGGGCACTAGAACCTGCATGCAAACAGCTATCCTGGGATAGCCATATCTTTGTTATCCAGATCACCTGGAAGATCACTAGCTGTCCAAGTCTTAGGACTCAGATCCATGTCACAATTCCTGTCTGAGTCCTGAGAATGGGGCCTGATACGGTTGTACTCACTCCCAAGGGCCATCTCTGGACAAGGTCTGCCACTATGTTGTGCAGTACCccatgtccctgtccctgccctgctTTGACCCACTCTTCCATCATTGTGGTATCCAGAGAACGGGGAGCCAGGACCCTGTTTCCAGTCTGCCTCAGTGGCCTCACCCCACCTCCGTGACCTCTCCCCTCATATCCTGGGAGGCTCTGCAGAGACCCCACAGGCTGTCCTGGGTCTCCTTAGTCCTGACTGTCCATCAACATATGTCCCCATGGCCCTAGTGGGTGCTGACCTCAGGAAAAGTGGTACTCAGAGCCTCTGTTGGGGCAGAGGGAACTGAGGCTTGCCTGTGCACAGATTCAGGCCTCTGAACCCCCCTTTGTTTCTTTCCAGTTAAGTTGGGAGTCAGGAAAACCACACACACCCCCAGCCACAGAGATGCCAGGCCAGGGCTCCCTCCCCAGGGTCTCTGTGGTTAGGCTGACCCCACTTTTCTTCACTGCTGTAGGCTGGCATCATCTGCCAATAAACCCAACAGGTCATGAATGGTGCCCATTTTGTAGATGGAAACAAGGCCCCAAGGCCAGGTGGGAGCCGGGGAAGTTACTGTGGGAGCCAGGGGTCACAGAGCTTGCTTGCTCTTGGCTACCCAGGAACGTGAGCTCAGATGGTGCAGAGGCCCGGCGGCGACTTCGGGAGTGTGAAGGGCTGGTGGACGCACTCCTGCATGCTCTTCAGTCAGCCGTGGGCAGGAAGGACACAGACAACAAGGTGGGCGGGGTGGGACAGAATGGTCCCAGCAGGTCCCAGTCAGCATCAGTCTCAACCCCTCAAGAGGGATCAGGGAGATGGGCCTGGAGCGGGCACAGGGGCTTGGACTATATGGGTGGCACAGAAAGGAGTAGGCCTGCACATCTGGGGCAGTGTGGGTCACCTTGTAGTGACCATACTGAGAGGTGGTTCTACCACAAAGCTCAGAAAAGGTCCTATGTGAAGTAGGTATTctaccctttttctctctcagcctcttccTGAGGGTTCTTGCTCATGTGGGCCCCTAGCTCAGGCCTCCATGTCTCtacacctcccacccccagtctACTCAGTGCACACTGGCTGCAGCCAGTCTTCTCTGAGAGGCTTAGCATTCCCCATATCCACCTGGCTATACCCCACCAGCTCTCTTCTTTTCACAGTCAGTGGAGAACTGTGTATGCATCATGCGGAATCTGTCCTACCACGTGCACAAGGAGGTGCCTGGGGCCGACAGGTACCAGGAGGCTGAACCTGGGCCCCCAGGCAGTACTGTGGGCTCCCAGCACCGGAGGCGGGATGATGCCGGCTGCTTCGGTGGCAAGAAGGCCAAAGGTGTGTGGGTGGGACCGGGGTACCACTTTAGAACCTCTCCTTGCTCCCCAGGGTGAGGCTTTCCATACTTGTGGCATCTGTGGCCAGTTCCCAATGGGCAAGTGAGAAAGCAGGGAACCAAGGAGGGTGTACCGCCCTGGGGTACCCATCCAGCAGGCCCAGCCTTGTCCCCTCTGCACTGTGCAGAGCccaggggagggcaggagagaacCCATATGGTGGTCCTGACTGATTCCTGGACCTAGTCCCTTAGCTCCAGGGAGGGTTCTATGGGCCCAAGGTGGAAAGTGCTGAAGATGATGCCACTTCCTGGCATTGGTAGAGCACCTGAAGACCCTGAGAGACCATGAAAGCAGCACCCTACCCCATACATACCACCTGCTCCTTTCGAGTGCAGGTTCCAACATAGCAGAGCAGCTACCTGGTGCAGTCTCTGTACTGCTCTCACCTGTTTAACCTATGCGGGCCTTTTCTGATCCCTGACCTACTTGAGGCCATTTTACCCACAGACGTAATTGGGGTGAGATTTCACATGCCACCTGCTCAACCCAGGGCATGCAGTGGGAAGTTGAGGCTTTCTGGGAGGGCATGGAGGGTTGCTGCCCGCTCAGGCTCGTCTCCTTTCTCCTGTGCTTCCTCGGGCCGCCCAGAGGATTGGTTCCATCAAGGTGAGTCCCTGTTTGTCCTGCTGTCCAGGCCTGGCAGGTGCATTGGGCACCAGGAAGGCACCCCCACCTCTTACTGCTCAGGCAGTCGTCTTCATGACAACTGCAGGACCTTCCAGTCTCAAggccctcccccatccccagtcCCTTCTCTGGGCAGCCATCTCCATGACAACAGCAGGAATGTCGGCCCTAGACTGGTTTGGAGGCCAAGGGGCTGTCCTGTAACCTTAGACTTTGTTCCCCAGGCAGGGCAGCGCCTGGAGCTGGAACTGGGGCAGagtctgggcagggctgggggtgtCCCTCCAATGGAGTGGGGCATTTGTGTCTCTGGACAGAGATCACATAGAGTCCCCTGGAGGCCAGGAAGGGTGGGGACCTCAGATCATCAGCTGTGCTGCCTCCCAAAGGAGGAAAAACTCCATCTGAGGTGGGGAGGATGGCTGGGAGGTACACAGGTTGAGGCTGATAGGTGTTAGGTGCTGCTGCAAGGGCTTGGCCTGTGAGCGGGGTATCTGCTAGCCAACAGACCCAGACAGGGGTAAGTTTCCCTCATTGTGAAGCCAGGCATGCGCTGTCCCTGCCAGCCCTAGGCTTCCTGTGTGCACCTATCCACCAACCAGCCAGGCTCCTGGATCCCTCAGTTCACACACTTGACAGCCACAAAGAGGCCATTGGGTAGGTCTGCAGTGCAGCTCTCAGCACCTGACGGGAGATGAGTCCTAGATGCTCAGGGCAAGGCTGGGACATCCCCAGGCCCCATTGCCACCACTGCACTCCCCTGGATCAACCTGCCTACCCGAACTCATAACACCTCTGCTCCCCTGGCCTCTCGGTGCATAGTTCTAAATATGGGACTGCTTTTTGGGCTCTGGGCAGGAAAGAGCTGGGCCCAGCCCTCCTGACACACCTGTTTCCCACAGGGTCCACCTCACCTCCTGTTGCTCTTCTGTTCCAGGGAAGAAGGATGGTGAGATGGACCGAAACTTTGACACGCTGGACCTGCCCAAGAGAACTGAGACCGCCAAAGGTAAGTGGGTGGAGGTGGAGTCAGCTCAGGGCTGTCCAGGTAGCGAAGTTTTGTGCCACTAAGCAGGTCTAAAGGGCCTTGGGCATCCAATGGGGAAACAGGACCACAGGAGCGGGGTTCCTCAGAGGATCATCTAGTTCCTGGGCACCTGTAGCGGGTTTAGAATTAGGGTCAGTGCCACAGGTCGCTTCTGGCTGGGTCGGGGGATAGAGAAGCCAGGCACTTGTTGAGTCACAGATTTGAAGTGAGGCCCTCAGTGAAGGGCAAGGGCTGGCTGGCAGGGCCCCCAGTGTCCGCTGAGCGGTTTGGGTACTGGGAGGGTG from Saccopteryx leptura isolate mSacLep1 chromosome 2, mSacLep1_pri_phased_curated, whole genome shotgun sequence carries:
- the ARVCF gene encoding splicing regulator ARVCF isoform X5 translates to MDRNIMEWIWTLEEQSPGSQVSLATMPEAPEVLEETVTVEEDPGTPTSHVSIVMSEDGTTRRTETKVTKTVKTVTTRTVRQVPMGPDGLPLLDGGPPLGPFADGPLDRHFLLRGGGPAATLSRTYLSSGGGFPDSPEPRDVPSYGSLSRGLGVRPPRGGPLGPGPADGCFTLPGRREAFIEGPEPVPPASRSQPERFQAEPYGLEDDTRSLAADDGGGPELEPDYGTATRRRPDCGRGLRARVYEDVADDSGELMEERPPFPATTAPLAQPERGSLGSLDRVVRRSPSVDSTRKEPRWRDPELPEVLAMLRHPVDPVKANAAAYLQHLCFENEGVKRRVRQLRGLPLLVALLDHPRAEVRRRACGALRNLSYGRDTDNKAAIRDCGGVPALVRLLRAARDNEVRELVTGTLWNLSSYEPLKMVIIDHGLQTLTHEVIVPHSGWEREPNEDSKPRDAEWTTVFKNTSGCLRNVSSDGAEARRRLRECEGLVDALLHALQSAVGRKDTDNKSVENCVCIMRNLSYHVHKEVPGADRYQEAEPGPPGSTVGSQHRRRDDAGCFGGKKAKEDWFHQGKKDGEMDRNFDTLDLPKRTETAKGFELLYQPEVVRLYLSLLTESRNFNTLEAAAGALQNLSAGNWTWATYIRATVRKERGLPVLVELLQSETDKVVRAVAIALRNLSLDRRNKDLIGSYAMAELVRNVRNAQAPARPEAHLEEDTVVAVLNTIHEIVSDSLDNARSLLQARGVPALVALCASSQSVRESKAASHVLQTVWSYKELRGALQRDGWTKARFQSAAANARGPKGAMSPGGFDDSTLPLVDKSLDGEKPGSRDVIPMEALGPDGYSTVDQREWRARGSAPTGETSEKETLKPDPSRKAPPPGPSRPAVRLVDAVGDAKPQPVDSWV
- the ARVCF gene encoding splicing regulator ARVCF isoform X7 encodes the protein MPAELRQEQSPGSQVSLATMPEAPEVLEETVTVEEDPGTPTSHVSIVMSEDGTTRRTETKVTKTVKTVTTRTVRQVPMGPDGLPLLDGGPPLGPFADGPLDRHFLLRGGGPAATLSRTYLSSGGGFPDSPEPRDVPSYGSLSRGLGVRPPRGGPLGPGPADGCFTLPGRREAFIEGPEPVPPASRSQPERFQAEPYGLEDDTRSLAADDGGGPELEPDYGTATRRRPDCGRGLRARVYEDVADDSGELMEERPPFPATTAPLAQPERGSLGSLDRVVRRSPSVDSTRKEPRWRDPELPEVLAMLRHPVDPVKANAAAYLQHLCFENEGVKRRVRQLRGLPLLVALLDHPRAEVRRRACGALRNLSYGRDTDNKAAIRDCGGVPALVRLLRAARDNEVRELVTGTLWNLSSYEPLKMVIIDHGLQTLTHEVIVPHSGWEREPNEDSKPRDAEWTTVFKNTSGCLRNVSSDGAEARRRLRECEGLVDALLHALQSAVGRKDTDNKSVENCVCIMRNLSYHVHKEVPGADRYQEAEPGPPGSTVGSQHRRRDDAGCFGGKKAKGKKDGEMDRNFDTLDLPKRTETAKGFELLYQPEVVRLYLSLLTESRNFNTLEAAAGALQNLSAGNWTWATYIRATVRKERGLPVLVELLQSETDKVVRAVAIALRNLSLDRRNKDLIGSYAMAELVRNVRNAQAPARPEAHLEEDTVVAVLNTIHEIVSDSLDNARSLLQARGVPALVALCASSQSVRESKAASHVLQTVWSYKELRGALQRDGWTKARFQSAAANARGPKGAMSPGGFDDSTLPLVDKSLDGEKPGSRDVIPMEALGPDGYSTVDQREWRARGSAPTGETSEKETLKPDPSRKAPPPGPSRPAVRLVDAVGDAKPQPVDSWV
- the ARVCF gene encoding splicing regulator ARVCF isoform X1, with the protein product MAPRPQPPPQQRSRQVPGLRRSTRGPVSVGTAIQVAQWQAGVFPSPTNRRQWPGRAGFSDQWKNLRADGAGRRAESLARPALRTGHARGARAGPGIARGPRRVFPQHRYNPRPGEKPPTARLGDPSSRALRDLGTPVWGRGPRCGAAHSALQELESAGWMLGYADLPLRQLVGILVMEDCNVHSAASILASVKEQEARFERLTRALEQERRHVALQLERAQQPGVGSGGVGSGQPLPMAWQQLVLQEQSPGSQVSLATMPEAPEVLEETVTVEEDPGTPTSHVSIVMSEDGTTRRTETKVTKTVKTVTTRTVRQVPMGPDGLPLLDGGPPLGPFADGPLDRHFLLRGGGPAATLSRTYLSSGGGFPDSPEPRDVPSYGSLSRGLGVRPPRGGPLGPGPADGCFTLPGRREAFIEGPEPVPPASRSQPERFQAEPYGLEDDTRSLAADDGGGPELEPDYGTATRRRPDCGRGLRARVYEDVADDSGELMEERPPFPATTAPLAQPERGSLGSLDRVVRRSPSVDSTRKEPRWRDPELPEVLAMLRHPVDPVKANAAAYLQHLCFENEGVKRRVRQLRGLPLLVALLDHPRAEVRRRACGALRNLSYGRDTDNKAAIRDCGGVPALVRLLRAARDNEVRELVTGTLWNLSSYEPLKMVIIDHGLQTLTHEVIVPHSGWEREPNEDSKPRDAEWTTVFKNTSGCLRNVSSDGAEARRRLRECEGLVDALLHALQSAVGRKDTDNKSVENCVCIMRNLSYHVHKEVPGADRYQEAEPGPPGSTVGSQHRRRDDAGCFGGKKAKEDWFHQGKKDGEMDRNFDTLDLPKRTETAKGFELLYQPEVVRLYLSLLTESRNFNTLEAAAGALQNLSAGNWTWATYIRATVRKERGLPVLVELLQSETDKVVRAVAIALRNLSLDRRNKDLIGSYAMAELVRNVRNAQAPARPEAHLEEDTVVAVLNTIHEIVSDSLDNARSLLQARGVPALVALCASSQSVRESKAASHVLQTVWSYKELRGALQRDGWTKARFQSAAANARGPKGAMSPGGFDDSTLPLVDKSLDGEKPGSRDVIPMEALGPDGYSTVDQREWRARGSAPTGETSEKETLKPDPSRKAPPPGPSRPAVRLVDAVGDAKPQPVDSWV
- the ARVCF gene encoding splicing regulator ARVCF isoform X3, whose amino-acid sequence is MAPRPQPPPQQRSRQVPGLRRSTRGPVSVGTAIQVAQWQAGVFPSPTNRRQWPGRAGFSDQWKNLRADGAGRRAESLARPALRTGHARGARAGPGIARGPRRVFPQHRYNPRPGEKPPTARLGDPSSRALRDLGTPVWGRGPRCGAAHSALQELESAGWMLGYADLPLRQEQSPGSQVSLATMPEAPEVLEETVTVEEDPGTPTSHVSIVMSEDGTTRRTETKVTKTVKTVTTRTVRQVPMGPDGLPLLDGGPPLGPFADGPLDRHFLLRGGGPAATLSRTYLSSGGGFPDSPEPRDVPSYGSLSRGLGVRPPRGGPLGPGPADGCFTLPGRREAFIEGPEPVPPASRSQPERFQAEPYGLEDDTRSLAADDGGGPELEPDYGTATRRRPDCGRGLRARVYEDVADDSGELMEERPPFPATTAPLAQPERGSLGSLDRVVRRSPSVDSTRKEPRWRDPELPEVLAMLRHPVDPVKANAAAYLQHLCFENEGVKRRVRQLRGLPLLVALLDHPRAEVRRRACGALRNLSYGRDTDNKAAIRDCGGVPALVRLLRAARDNEVRELVTGTLWNLSSYEPLKMVIIDHGLQTLTHEVIVPHSGWEREPNEDSKPRDAEWTTVFKNTSGCLRNVSSDGAEARRRLRECEGLVDALLHALQSAVGRKDTDNKSVENCVCIMRNLSYHVHKEVPGADRYQEAEPGPPGSTVGSQHRRRDDAGCFGGKKAKEDWFHQGKKDGEMDRNFDTLDLPKRTETAKGFELLYQPEVVRLYLSLLTESRNFNTLEAAAGALQNLSAGNWTWATYIRATVRKERGLPVLVELLQSETDKVVRAVAIALRNLSLDRRNKDLIGSYAMAELVRNVRNAQAPARPEAHLEEDTVVAVLNTIHEIVSDSLDNARSLLQARGVPALVALCASSQSVRESKAASHVLQTVWSYKELRGALQRDGWTKARFQSAAANARGPKGAMSPGGFDDSTLPLVDKSLDGEKPGSRDVIPMEALGPDGYSTVDQREWRARGSAPTGETSEKETLKPDPSRKAPPPGPSRPAVRLVDAVGDAKPQPVDSWV